A DNA window from Roseovarius sp. Pro17 contains the following coding sequences:
- a CDS encoding polyprenyl synthetase family protein: MLSKPHDRLAARFEAKLDAVGALIRARMESRHAPRIPEVTAHLVGAGGKRLRPMLTLAAADICGYRGENDEKLAATVEFIHTATLLHDDVVDESSQRRGRATANLLWDNKSSILVGDYLFSRSFQLMVETGNLRVLDILANASATIAEGEVLQLTAARDLATSEEIYLQVVRGKTAALFSAATEVGGVIAGAPDDQTAALYDYGDALGIAFQIADDLLDFQGDTAATGKNIGDDFRERKLTLPIIKAVAQADATERAFWRRTIEKGDQQDGDLDHAIALMQSHGALDSARVDALSWAAKAGVALEILPDHPVRDILADLAGYVVSRIN; the protein is encoded by the coding sequence ATGCTGAGCAAACCGCATGACCGGCTTGCCGCCCGGTTCGAGGCTAAACTGGACGCTGTCGGCGCGCTGATCCGCGCCCGCATGGAATCGCGTCACGCGCCCCGCATTCCCGAAGTGACGGCGCATCTAGTGGGGGCAGGCGGCAAGAGGCTGCGCCCGATGCTGACGCTGGCGGCAGCTGATATCTGCGGCTATCGCGGCGAGAACGACGAGAAACTGGCCGCCACGGTCGAGTTTATTCATACCGCCACGCTGCTGCACGACGATGTTGTGGATGAGAGCAGCCAGCGCCGCGGACGTGCCACTGCGAACCTGCTGTGGGACAACAAATCCAGCATCCTAGTCGGTGATTACCTGTTTTCGCGGTCTTTTCAGTTGATGGTCGAGACGGGCAATCTGCGTGTGCTGGACATCCTAGCAAACGCCTCGGCCACCATTGCCGAGGGCGAGGTTCTGCAATTGACCGCCGCGCGCGATCTAGCCACAAGCGAAGAGATTTATTTGCAAGTCGTGCGGGGCAAGACGGCCGCGCTGTTCTCGGCGGCGACGGAGGTGGGTGGTGTGATCGCTGGCGCGCCGGATGATCAGACTGCCGCTCTTTATGATTACGGTGACGCGCTGGGCATCGCCTTTCAGATCGCCGATGATCTGCTTGATTTTCAGGGCGACACAGCGGCGACCGGCAAGAATATCGGTGATGATTTCCGCGAGCGCAAGCTGACCTTGCCTATCATCAAGGCCGTCGCGCAGGCTGACGCAACCGAGCGCGCATTTTGGCGCCGCACGATCGAAAAGGGCGATCAGCAGGACGGTGATCTGGACCACGCTATCGCGCTGATGCAATCGCATGGCGCGCTGGACTCCGCGCGCGTCGATGCGCTGTCATGGGCGGCCAAGGCGGGCGTCGCGCTTGAGATCCTGCCGGATCATCCGGTGCGCGACATCCTCGCCGATCTGGCCGGCTATGTCGTCTCACGCATCAACTGA
- a CDS encoding D-alanyl-D-alanine carboxypeptidase family protein, producing the protein MKIRNKQPVRLGLWAFAALWMLIIVPLSAAAAPYAAMVVDARSGKVLHSENADARLHPASLTKMMTLYIAFEAIEHGEIGLDDLVVITRAAANEPPSKLGLKSGQKIRMRYLVRAAAVKSANDAATAIGVAIEGSEAAFARRMNRTAQALGMTRTTFKNAHGLTEEGHLSTARDMTTMGRHLFYDFPEYYNLFSRITADAGVRKVYHTNRKLLRAYKGADGIKTGYTRAAGFNLVASAEKGSERVIATVFGGRSTATRNARVAELLDLGFKKSPTQVALNRPAKPRYMGPGGTRVVTSGDVEEHGVAGKTVRLTAAAAVKTSLRPRSRPLPAEPVLLAAKNDIEMALMAAQQADIAAVVASVVEQPIAEQPAQPQKTAAVAKVQPTTIKPVRRPEGLTLASLQVGDEDPVQEVVTRLSTSGGGNWGINVGRFPSQYAARKILLKTALSEMSTLDGSLRKVIRRPNGFDANFMGLTRETADLACRRLQSRQFTCFMIEPG; encoded by the coding sequence ATGAAAATTCGGAACAAGCAGCCGGTGCGGCTGGGTCTATGGGCGTTCGCTGCGCTTTGGATGTTGATCATCGTCCCGCTCAGTGCGGCGGCGGCCCCCTATGCGGCGATGGTAGTGGATGCCAGATCCGGCAAGGTTCTGCATTCCGAGAACGCGGATGCGCGATTGCATCCAGCGTCGCTGACCAAAATGATGACGCTCTATATCGCGTTCGAGGCGATCGAGCATGGTGAGATCGGGCTGGACGACCTAGTGGTCATCACCCGCGCCGCCGCCAATGAGCCCCCCAGCAAGCTGGGGCTGAAATCGGGCCAGAAGATCAGGATGCGCTATCTTGTCCGCGCCGCGGCCGTCAAATCCGCCAACGACGCCGCCACAGCCATCGGTGTGGCGATCGAGGGGTCCGAAGCTGCCTTTGCCCGCCGCATGAACCGCACGGCTCAGGCACTGGGAATGACGCGCACTACGTTCAAGAACGCGCATGGTCTGACCGAAGAGGGGCATTTGTCCACCGCGCGCGACATGACAACGATGGGGCGGCACCTGTTCTATGACTTCCCCGAATATTACAACCTGTTTTCGCGCATTACCGCCGATGCGGGCGTGCGCAAAGTCTATCACACCAACCGCAAGCTGCTGCGCGCCTACAAGGGCGCCGACGGCATCAAGACGGGCTATACCCGTGCCGCCGGTTTCAATCTGGTGGCCAGCGCCGAGAAGGGCAGCGAACGTGTCATCGCCACTGTCTTTGGCGGCCGCTCGACCGCGACGCGCAATGCGCGGGTGGCCGAGCTGCTGGATCTGGGCTTCAAGAAATCACCGACGCAGGTCGCGCTGAACCGCCCGGCCAAGCCGCGCTACATGGGCCCCGGCGGTACGCGCGTCGTGACCTCGGGCGACGTCGAAGAGCATGGCGTCGCGGGCAAGACCGTACGCCTGACAGCTGCCGCCGCCGTCAAAACCAGCCTGCGCCCCAGATCACGTCCCCTGCCCGCCGAACCGGTTCTGCTCGCCGCAAAGAACGACATCGAAATGGCGCTGATGGCCGCGCAGCAGGCAGATATTGCCGCCGTGGTCGCCTCAGTGGTCGAGCAGCCCATCGCCGAGCAGCCTGCCCAACCCCAGAAGACCGCCGCCGTGGCCAAGGTGCAACCCACCACGATCAAGCCTGTGCGGCGCCCCGAGGGCCTGACCCTCGCCAGCCTTCAGGTCGGCGACGAAGATCCGGTGCAGGAAGTCGTCACGCGCCTGTCGACCTCCGGCGGGGGCAACTGGGGCATCAACGTGGGCCGCTTTCCCAGCCAGTATGCCGCGCGCAAGATCCTACTGAAAACCGCGCTCAGCGAGATGAGCACGCTTGACGGCTCGCTGCGCAAGGTCATTCGCCGCCCAAACGGGTTCGACGCCAATTTCATGGGGCTGACGCGCGAGACCGCCGACCTGGCCTGTCGCCGCCTGCAATCGCGCCAATTCACCTGCTTTATGATCGAGCCGGGCTGA
- a CDS encoding LysR family transcriptional regulator encodes MDWHALPPLTALRAFAALAQTGSASGAGTALNVSHAAISQQVKTLEAHMGLSLVRREGRGLALTPEGQQLAEALGEGFGLIAQRAAALTGADAQRPLQISTTPQFAAAWLMPRLRDFQARHPGVDLMVHPSPQRANPAPGGVDIAIRFGLGTWDGLESELLVSTDIVVTAAPALVGDRCFETREELREYPWLAELDHNPASDWMFRAGLDEMRGTSVTQVPGNLMLDGARAGHGIAVMTSSSVEADVAAGRLRILFRDAGETGYFIVTRPGVMRPQAKAFLRWLRGQKTPDVAN; translated from the coding sequence ATGGATTGGCACGCCCTTCCTCCGCTTACCGCGTTGCGTGCCTTTGCGGCGCTGGCGCAGACTGGATCGGCCAGTGGGGCGGGCACGGCATTGAACGTCAGCCACGCGGCGATCAGCCAGCAGGTCAAAACGCTGGAGGCGCATATGGGGCTGTCGCTGGTTCGGCGCGAGGGCCGGGGGCTGGCGCTGACGCCCGAGGGGCAGCAATTGGCCGAGGCACTGGGCGAGGGCTTTGGCCTTATTGCGCAGCGGGCTGCTGCGCTGACCGGCGCAGATGCGCAGCGGCCCTTACAGATATCAACGACGCCGCAATTCGCCGCCGCTTGGCTGATGCCACGTTTGCGCGATTTTCAGGCACGCCATCCGGGTGTCGATCTGATGGTGCATCCCTCGCCGCAGCGCGCCAATCCGGCACCGGGCGGCGTAGATATTGCGATCCGATTTGGCCTTGGCACGTGGGACGGGCTGGAGTCGGAACTGCTGGTCTCGACTGATATCGTCGTTACGGCTGCCCCGGCGCTGGTTGGTGATCGCTGCTTTGAAACGCGCGAAGAACTGCGGGAGTATCCTTGGCTGGCAGAGCTGGATCACAACCCCGCGTCGGACTGGATGTTTCGTGCTGGGCTGGATGAGATGCGCGGCACGTCGGTGACGCAGGTGCCGGGCAACCTGATGCTGGACGGCGCGCGCGCAGGCCACGGGATCGCGGTGATGACCAGTTCTTCGGTCGAGGCCGATGTGGCGGCGGGGCGGCTGCGCATCCTGTTTCGAGATGCGGGTGAGACGGGGTATTTCATCGTCACGCGCCCCGGCGTGATGCGCCCGCAGGCCAAGGCATTCCTGCGTTGGCTGCGCGGGCAGAAGACGCCGGACGTGGCGAACTGA
- a CDS encoding YdcH family protein — MSLGSHIEELKRKHQDLSAKVDQAQRAPGVSTLDVAEMKKQKLRLKEEIARLSGV; from the coding sequence ATGAGTCTGGGTTCGCATATTGAGGAACTGAAAAGGAAACATCAGGATCTCTCGGCCAAGGTCGATCAGGCGCAGCGTGCGCCGGGTGTCAGCACTCTGGACGTAGCTGAAATGAAGAAGCAAAAATTGCGCCTGAAAGAGGAAATTGCCCGTCTTTCGGGTGTCTGA
- a CDS encoding tetratricopeptide repeat protein has translation MTFRFLTILALAAPTYLAAPVIAQEAAGAYLATRQARYDSDYAAAAKYALEALKTDADNPLLMESAVGALLATGEVERALPIARRMDDADIRSQVAQMVLVGDDVAQGDYDAVLARIEAEHGVGPLADGLIGAWAMLGKGDMAAALEKFDAIASEPGLRGLAIYHKALALASVGDFESADKIYAGDTDGPMQTTRRSVIAWAEVLSQLERGDDAIKVLDDTFGTDPDPQIVDLRARLVAGDALELGRIETPQQGIGEVFLSLGMALLQDTSADYVLLYSRMAEYLDTTDVDAQIMTGELLEQLGRYELATQAFARVPQDDPAFYTAELGRAEALRSAGDLEGAIGVVAQLRKTHPQVALVHASAGDLYRQNEQFDKAVTAYDSALDLYAQRGGDEPWFVFYARAISHERQNQWSEAEADFRRALELNPDEPMVLNYLGYSLVEQHQKLDEALEMIERAVAAEPNSGAIVDSLGWAQFRLGRYNEAVVTLERAAELYAVDPVVNDHLGDAMWAVGRFTEARFQWRRALSLTDPAKPSPDVDPSRIRKKLDVGLDQVLKEEDAKPLKVSNDEG, from the coding sequence GTGACATTTCGATTTCTGACCATTCTGGCCTTGGCGGCACCGACCTATCTGGCCGCGCCAGTCATCGCCCAAGAGGCGGCGGGTGCCTACCTCGCCACGCGTCAGGCGCGCTATGACAGCGACTACGCCGCCGCAGCCAAATACGCCCTCGAGGCGCTCAAGACCGACGCCGACAATCCGCTGCTGATGGAAAGCGCGGTCGGCGCGCTGCTGGCCACTGGCGAGGTCGAGCGCGCCCTGCCCATCGCGCGGCGCATGGACGACGCGGACATCCGCAGCCAGGTCGCTCAGATGGTCCTTGTGGGCGATGATGTCGCGCAAGGCGATTACGACGCCGTCCTCGCCCGCATCGAGGCCGAACATGGCGTCGGCCCGCTGGCGGACGGCCTGATCGGTGCATGGGCCATGCTGGGCAAGGGCGACATGGCCGCGGCGCTGGAAAAGTTCGACGCTATCGCATCCGAACCGGGGCTGCGCGGCCTTGCGATTTATCACAAGGCGCTGGCGTTGGCCTCGGTCGGTGATTTCGAGAGCGCGGATAAGATTTACGCAGGCGACACCGACGGGCCGATGCAGACCACTCGCCGCAGTGTCATCGCGTGGGCCGAAGTCCTCAGCCAGCTTGAGCGCGGCGATGACGCAATTAAGGTTCTGGACGACACATTCGGCACCGACCCCGACCCACAGATCGTGGATTTGCGCGCGCGTCTGGTCGCTGGCGATGCGCTGGAACTGGGCCGGATAGAAACGCCGCAACAAGGCATCGGCGAGGTTTTCCTGTCATTGGGCATGGCCCTTCTGCAAGATACCAGCGCGGATTACGTCCTGCTATATAGCCGCATGGCCGAATATCTCGACACCACCGATGTAGACGCGCAGATTATGACCGGCGAGTTACTGGAACAGCTGGGCCGCTACGAGCTGGCAACGCAGGCTTTTGCGCGCGTGCCGCAAGACGACCCCGCATTTTATACCGCTGAGCTGGGTCGTGCCGAGGCGCTGCGCAGTGCAGGCGATCTGGAAGGCGCGATCGGGGTGGTCGCGCAGTTGCGCAAGACCCATCCTCAAGTCGCATTGGTCCACGCCTCGGCGGGCGATCTCTATCGTCAGAATGAGCAGTTCGACAAGGCCGTGACCGCCTATGATTCCGCACTTGACCTCTACGCGCAGCGCGGCGGGGACGAGCCGTGGTTCGTGTTTTACGCACGCGCCATCAGTCACGAGCGGCAGAACCAATGGAGCGAGGCCGAGGCCGATTTCCGCCGTGCGCTGGAGCTGAACCCGGACGAACCCATGGTGTTGAACTACCTTGGATATTCGCTGGTCGAGCAACATCAGAAGCTGGATGAGGCGCTGGAAATGATCGAGCGTGCCGTCGCCGCCGAACCCAATAGCGGCGCCATAGTGGACAGCCTCGGGTGGGCCCAATTCCGACTTGGCCGCTACAATGAGGCGGTCGTCACGTTGGAGCGGGCGGCGGAACTTTATGCCGTAGATCCAGTTGTCAACGACCATCTTGGCGATGCAATGTGGGCTGTGGGGCGCTTTACCGAGGCGCGGTTTCAATGGCGCCGCGCATTGTCGCTGACGGACCCTGCCAAACCCTCGCCCGATGTCGACCCCAGCCGAATTCGCAAGAAACTGGACGTCGGGCTGGATCAAGTGTTGAAAGAAGAAGACGCAAAGCCATTGAAAGTGAGCAATGATGAAGGATGA
- a CDS encoding DUF2007 domain-containing protein has protein sequence MKQLMRTTDMATIAFAQALLQGEGIACFEMDVNMSVLEGGIGIFPRRLMVHPHDWDDAARALRDNGIEVHEGA, from the coding sequence ATGAAACAGTTGATGCGCACCACCGACATGGCGACGATCGCCTTTGCTCAGGCCCTGCTTCAGGGCGAGGGTATAGCCTGCTTTGAAATGGACGTAAACATGAGCGTCCTTGAGGGAGGTATCGGTATTTTCCCCCGACGCCTGATGGTGCATCCGCACGATTGGGACGATGCCGCCCGTGCGTTGCGCGACAACGGCATTGAGGTGCATGAGGGCGCCTGA
- a CDS encoding DNA-3-methyladenine glycosylase I: protein MCDRCAWAGPDEIYVDYHDTEWGVPEWDSRALWEKLILDGFQAGLSWITILKKRDNFRTAFAGFDPDIIATWGEDDVHRLLANAGIIRHRGKIEATIGNARAWRQVEDEMGFDQFLWSFVGGAPLQNRWQSQAEVPTHTPLSTEISKELKRRGFKFCGPTIVYAFMEACGLVNDHVVTCPCHDRVAAMAQRGAGA, encoded by the coding sequence ATGTGCGACAGGTGCGCCTGGGCTGGGCCCGACGAGATCTATGTTGACTATCACGACACCGAATGGGGCGTACCCGAATGGGATAGTCGCGCGCTGTGGGAAAAGCTGATCCTCGACGGGTTTCAAGCGGGGTTGAGTTGGATAACCATACTGAAAAAGCGTGACAATTTCCGCACGGCCTTTGCCGGTTTTGATCCCGACATCATTGCAACATGGGGCGAGGATGACGTGCATCGTCTGCTGGCCAACGCTGGAATTATCCGCCACCGGGGCAAGATCGAGGCGACGATCGGTAATGCCCGCGCGTGGCGTCAGGTTGAGGATGAGATGGGATTCGATCAATTTTTATGGAGTTTTGTTGGTGGCGCGCCGCTGCAAAACCGCTGGCAAAGCCAGGCCGAGGTGCCGACGCACACCCCGCTTTCGACCGAAATCTCCAAGGAATTAAAGCGGCGCGGCTTTAAATTCTGTGGCCCGACGATCGTCTATGCCTTCATGGAAGCCTGTGGCCTAGTCAACGATCATGTCGTGACCTGCCCGTGTCACGACCGCGTGGCGGCGATGGCGCAACGGGGCGCAGGGGCCTGA
- the phbB gene encoding acetoacetyl-CoA reductase, translated as MARTALVTGGTRGIGAAISKQLKADGCNVAATYAGNDEAAAKFTEETGIKTYKWNVADYDESAAGIAQVEKDLGPIEIVVANAGITRDAPFHKMTPEQWHQVVDTNLTGVFNTVHPVWPGMRERKFGRVIVISSINGQKGQFAQVNYAATKAGDLGIVKSLAQEGARAGITANAVCPGYIATEMVMAVPEKVREAIIGQIPAGRLGEPEEIARCVSFLAADGSGFVNGSTISANGGQFFV; from the coding sequence ATGGCAAGAACGGCACTCGTGACAGGCGGCACGCGCGGCATCGGCGCGGCGATCTCTAAACAGCTCAAGGCGGATGGCTGCAACGTCGCCGCGACCTATGCCGGTAATGACGAGGCTGCGGCGAAATTCACCGAAGAAACCGGGATCAAGACCTATAAGTGGAACGTCGCTGACTACGACGAGAGTGCTGCAGGCATCGCGCAGGTTGAAAAGGACCTTGGCCCGATCGAGATTGTCGTCGCCAATGCCGGAATCACGCGCGATGCGCCCTTTCACAAGATGACGCCCGAGCAATGGCATCAGGTCGTCGACACGAATCTGACCGGCGTCTTTAACACGGTTCATCCTGTCTGGCCGGGAATGCGCGAGCGCAAGTTTGGCCGCGTCATCGTCATCAGTTCGATCAACGGGCAAAAGGGCCAGTTCGCACAAGTCAACTATGCTGCGACCAAAGCGGGCGATCTGGGCATTGTGAAATCGCTGGCCCAAGAAGGCGCGCGCGCGGGCATCACCGCCAACGCCGTCTGCCCCGGCTACATTGCGACCGAAATGGTCATGGCCGTGCCGGAAAAGGTGCGCGAGGCAATCATCGGCCAAATTCCCGCAGGCCGTCTGGGCGAGCCAGAGGAAATCGCGCGCTGCGTGTCGTTCCTAGCTGCTGACGGCTCGGGCTTTGTTAATGGTTCGACCATTTCGGCGAATGGCGGCCAATTCTTCGTCTGA
- a CDS encoding EAL domain-containing protein — MTDNRKGKWADVPAGHRDPLSYAISKRDQSTIAMVEDAVHHKQVMLAYQPVVPAGQSQRAAFYEGLIRVLDETGRIIPAKEFIGAIETTETGRIVDCLALEKGLRTLSMHSSLRLAINMSARSIGYSRWLRILKRGLDADPTVGERLILEITESSAMLVPELVTGFMGEVSQRGVSFALDDFGAGFTSFRYLKDFYFDILKIDGQFIRGIAQDTDNQVLTTALATIGRQFDMITVAESVERAEDAAYLTAIGIDCLQGYYFGAPSVKPVWLNAEERRASA; from the coding sequence ATGACCGATAATCGCAAAGGGAAATGGGCGGACGTGCCTGCGGGTCACCGTGACCCACTATCCTACGCCATCTCAAAGCGTGACCAGTCGACCATCGCGATGGTCGAGGATGCCGTACATCACAAGCAGGTCATGCTGGCCTACCAGCCCGTCGTGCCTGCCGGTCAATCCCAGCGCGCCGCCTTCTACGAGGGGCTGATCCGCGTGCTGGACGAAACCGGGCGCATCATCCCGGCCAAGGAATTCATCGGTGCTATTGAGACGACCGAAACCGGACGCATCGTCGATTGCCTCGCGCTGGAAAAGGGCCTGCGCACGCTGTCCATGCACAGCTCTCTGCGCCTCGCGATCAATATGTCCGCGCGCTCTATTGGCTACAGCCGCTGGTTACGCATACTAAAGCGAGGGCTCGACGCCGATCCGACCGTGGGCGAGCGGTTGATTCTCGAGATCACCGAGAGTTCGGCCATGCTGGTGCCTGAACTGGTAACAGGCTTCATGGGCGAAGTGTCGCAGCGCGGGGTCAGCTTTGCGCTAGATGATTTCGGCGCCGGGTTCACGTCGTTCCGCTATCTCAAGGATTTTTACTTCGACATTCTAAAAATCGACGGCCAGTTCATCCGCGGCATCGCTCAGGACACCGACAATCAGGTGCTGACCACAGCATTGGCTACAATTGGCCGACAGTTCGACATGATCACCGTCGCCGAAAGCGTCGAGCGCGCAGAGGATGCGGCCTACCTTACCGCCATCGGTATCGATTGCCTTCAGGGCTATTATTTTGGTGCACCCTCGGTCAAGCCGGTGTGGCTGAACGCCGAAGAGCGTCGGGCGTCGGCCTGA
- a CDS encoding acetyl-CoA C-acetyltransferase, whose product MTNVVIASAARTAVGSFGGVFANTPAHDLGAAVLEAVVARAGIEKGEVSETILGQVLTAGQGQNPARQAHINAGLPKESAAWSINQVCGSGLRAVALGAQHIMLGDASIICAGGQENMTLSPHVAHLRAGHKMGDVSMIDTMIRDGLWDAFNGYHMGQTAENVANQWSISREMQDEFALASQNKAEAAQNDGKFQDEIIPFTIKSRKGEAIIDKDEYIRHGAVIEAMQKMRPAFAKDGSVTAANASGINDGAAATLLMSADEAEKRGIEPLARIVSYATAGVDPSIMGIGPIHASRKALEKAGWSVGDLDLVEANEAFAAQACAVNKDMGWDPAIVNVNGGAIAIGHPIGASGCRVLNTLLFEMKRRGAKKGLATLCIGGGMGVALCVERG is encoded by the coding sequence ATGACCAACGTTGTTATCGCATCTGCCGCGCGCACTGCCGTCGGCTCGTTCGGGGGAGTGTTCGCGAACACACCCGCCCATGATCTGGGTGCCGCCGTGCTGGAGGCAGTCGTCGCTCGCGCTGGCATTGAAAAAGGCGAGGTGTCCGAGACGATCTTGGGTCAAGTGCTGACCGCGGGACAGGGGCAGAACCCTGCGCGCCAGGCGCATATAAACGCTGGCCTGCCAAAAGAAAGCGCGGCTTGGAGCATCAATCAGGTCTGCGGCTCGGGCCTGCGCGCTGTCGCGCTGGGCGCGCAGCACATCATGCTAGGCGATGCGTCCATCATTTGTGCGGGTGGTCAGGAAAACATGACCCTCAGCCCCCATGTCGCGCATCTGCGCGCTGGCCACAAGATGGGCGATGTGTCGATGATCGACACGATGATCCGCGATGGTCTGTGGGATGCGTTCAACGGCTATCACATGGGTCAGACGGCCGAAAACGTGGCAAATCAATGGTCGATCAGCCGCGAGATGCAGGATGAATTCGCCCTTGCCAGCCAGAACAAGGCTGAGGCAGCCCAAAACGACGGCAAATTTCAGGACGAGATCATTCCCTTCACCATCAAGTCGCGCAAGGGCGAGGCGATCATCGACAAGGATGAGTATATCCGCCACGGCGCGGTGATTGAGGCCATGCAGAAGATGCGCCCGGCCTTTGCCAAGGATGGCTCCGTCACCGCCGCAAACGCCAGCGGCATCAATGACGGCGCCGCCGCAACCCTGCTGATGAGCGCTGATGAGGCCGAAAAGCGCGGCATCGAGCCGTTAGCGCGAATCGTCAGCTACGCTACCGCTGGCGTTGATCCCTCGATCATGGGCATCGGGCCGATCCATGCCAGCCGTAAAGCACTGGAAAAGGCGGGTTGGAGCGTCGGCGATCTGGATCTGGTCGAGGCGAACGAGGCATTTGCTGCACAAGCCTGCGCCGTAAACAAGGACATGGGTTGGGATCCGGCGATCGTCAACGTCAATGGCGGCGCAATCGCCATCGGCCACCCTATCGGCGCGTCGGGCTGCCGCGTGCTGAACACGCTGCTTTTCGAGATGAAGCGCCGTGGCGCGAAAAAGGGCCTTGCCACGTTGTGCATCGGCGGCGGAATGGGCGTCGCCCTCTGTGTTGAGCGCGGCTGA
- a CDS encoding 4-(cytidine 5'-diphospho)-2-C-methyl-D-erythritol kinase has translation MMKDEYIEHDHDEDTAEVFAPAKVNLTLHVTGRRDDGYHLLDSLVMFADIGDTLTVRRADRTTLEMTGPMADKTPQGDDNLVIRAANLMGVTAHITLDKRLPIAAGIGGGSSDAAATLRALSKLTGQQIPDDVLPLGADAKVCCAADSGAARMRGIGDRVTPASGLPQLHAVLVNPNLQVCTADVFAKLANRENAPMPDTLPTGCDAGELIAWLEQQRNDLQAPAMAFEPAIEQVFRALEVTPGCLLTRMSGSGGTCFGLYGDAETAASAAGRLQESHAGWWVEAARLNAT, from the coding sequence ATGATGAAGGATGAATATATCGAACACGACCATGACGAAGACACCGCCGAGGTATTTGCCCCCGCCAAGGTTAATCTGACACTACACGTGACGGGTCGACGCGACGATGGCTATCACCTTCTGGACTCGCTGGTGATGTTCGCCGATATCGGAGACACCCTCACCGTCCGCCGCGCCGATCGCACAACCCTCGAAATGACTGGCCCCATGGCCGACAAAACACCGCAGGGCGACGATAATTTGGTCATTCGTGCTGCAAACCTGATGGGCGTGACTGCGCACATCACTCTGGACAAGCGGCTGCCCATCGCGGCGGGTATCGGCGGCGGTTCAAGTGACGCGGCGGCGACGCTGCGCGCGCTGTCCAAGCTGACGGGCCAGCAAATTCCGGACGACGTGCTGCCCCTTGGCGCCGATGCCAAGGTGTGCTGCGCCGCAGATTCAGGCGCCGCGCGCATGCGTGGTATCGGCGACCGCGTGACTCCGGCCTCGGGCCTGCCTCAGTTGCACGCCGTGCTGGTTAACCCGAACCTGCAAGTGTGCACAGCCGACGTATTCGCAAAGCTCGCCAATCGCGAAAATGCCCCGATGCCGGACACACTACCGACCGGATGCGACGCCGGCGAACTGATTGCCTGGCTCGAACAGCAGCGCAACGATCTGCAAGCTCCGGCCATGGCGTTTGAGCCTGCGATCGAGCAGGTTTTTCGCGCGCTTGAGGTAACGCCCGGCTGCCTGCTGACGCGCATGTCAGGCTCTGGCGGGACATGCTTTGGCCTTTACGGCGATGCCGAAACCGCCGCATCGGCAGCGGGTCGGTTGCAGGAAAGCCATGCGGGTTGGTGGGTTGAGGCGGCGCGCCTCAACGCGACCTGA